TCCTGCCGCAACGCATTCTCGACCTGCCCCGCTTTGGCTGCCTGAACGTGCACACCTCGCTGCTGCCAAAGTATCGCGGCGCCGCGCCGATTCAGTGGGCGATTCTCAATGGCGACGCCGAGACGGGCGTCACCATCATGCAGATGGAAGCCGGCCTCGACACCGGCCCCATCCTGAGCAGCGAGCGCACGCCCATTGCCGCGTCCGACAATGCCCAAACCTTGCACGACCGGCTGGCACGGCTCGGCGCGGCCTTGCTCGTTAACACGATTCCTGAATTCGTGGCCGGCAACCTCAGTCCCCGGCCACAGCCCGCCGAAGGCGTGAGCTACGCGGCAAAAATCAAGAAACAGGATGGCGCCATCAACTGGCGCCTGCCGGCCCACGTCCTGGGGAACCGCATTCGCGCCTTCACGCCATGGCCCGGCGCGTTCACCCACTTGACCACGCCCGGCCGGCCGTTGCTCCTCAAGCTTTGGGAAGCCGAGCCGTTGACCCGCACGGGCGAGCCGGGCGAAATCCTCGCCGCCGACAAGCACGGCATCATTGTGGCGGCGGGCGAAGGCGCCCTGCGCATCCACACGCTCCAGCGCGAGGGCGGCCGGCGGGTCAGCGCAGCGGAATTTCTCGCCGGTTGCCCACTGACGCCGGGCCAGCGATTGGAATGAGCCGGCCATGCGTTTTTACGACGCCCACAACCATCTCCAGGACGAACGGCTGCAACCGCACCTGCCGGCGATTTTGCCAACGCTCGTGGACGCCGGCATCGCCCGCATGGTCGTGAACGGCTCCGGCGAAGCCGACTGGCCATCCGTCCGGGCGCTGGCGGAGCGCTGCCCGCTGGTGCTGCCCTCGTTTGGCTGTCATCCATGGTATGTCCACGAACGCTCGCCGCACTGGCAGGCGGAATTGCTCCGCCATTTGGACGTCGGCCCCGCCGCCATCGGTGAGATTGGCCTCGACAAATGGATTCTCGAACCCGGCCGCGCCGGCTCGTTGGGGCTTTCGACGCCCGCCAGCCTGCCCGAGCAGGAGGAGGTGTTCGTCTGGCAACTGCAACTGGCGGCCCGGCGCAACCTGCCTGCGAGCATCCATTGTCTCCACGCCTGGGGCGCGCTCTTTGAAATGCTGCGGCGCGAACCGCGACCGGTGTGCGGCTTCGTGCTGCACAGCTACGGCGGACCGCGCGAAATGGTGGTGCCGTTGGCCCGGTTGGGCGCGTATTTCTCGTTGCCCGGCTACTTCGCCCACGCGCGCAAACACCGCCAGCGTGAGGCGTTCCTGGCCGTCCCGCCCGACCGCCTGTTGATTGAAACTGACGCGCCCGACCAGCTTCTGCCCGCAGAACGCAATCAACATCCATTGACCGACGCGGCCACGGGAAAATCTTTGAATCATCCCGCCAATCTGCGCGCGGTTTACGAATTCGCGGCGGAACTTTACGGCGAACCGCTCGAACGGCTGGCCCAACGGGTCGGGGAAAACTTTCACCGTGTTTTCGGCCACGTCAGCACGTAATCGCCGCCGCGTTTGCGGATTCCGGGCCGCATTTTTCACCGAACGAAATTCGCGCCGGCCTGTCGAAAACCACGTTGCGGTCGAGGGGCCGCAGGCGGCGCTTGCGCCGCCTCCGCAACGCGGCAAACTGACGCGACGTAACGCATGACAGGCTTGCACGGAAAGAGCACCGGTTTTTCGCCCGGCCGAATTCACCCCTGGATTCGGCTGGTTTTTGGCGTGATGATGCTGGCGGTCGCGCGCCTGCACGCGGCCACCTTCACCGCCACGCTGGATCATGACACCATCCTGCTGGGCGACACAGCCACGTTGTCGTTGAAGTTTGATGGCGGTGACCCAACGTCGCCGCCAAGTCTGCCCGATCTGCCCGGCCTGGAATTTCCCAACGCCAGCACCCCTTCTGTAAGCCGTTTCGATATTAACGGCCAGCACACGCTCGTTTTGAGCCTGATCGTCAAGCCGACTCAGACGGGCGATTTCACCATCCCCGCGCTGAACGTGAAAGTGGGCGGCGAAACGCTCACCAGCGAGCCCATCCGGTTCAAGGTTGTGCGCCCGACAGCTCCGGCGCCCGGCAGCGCGGCCGAGCAACAATCGCTCGCCCTGTTGCGTCTGGCCCTGCCCCAGCAACAACTGTTCACCGGTCAAACCTTCGTGCTTGAAATGCAACTGTTGCTGCACGGCGGCATCAAGGGCATCGGTGGAGCCGACCTGCCCGGCCTGCAACGGCCATTGCAATTGGACGGCTGCACGGTAGGCAAGGCTGTCGAAAGCCAGCAACGCCAGACGGTCATCGGCAACACGTCCTTCACCGTGGTGCCCGTGCAGATTCCCGTCACGGTGCTGAAGGCGGGCAAGTTGCAAATCGGCCCACTGGACGGCGCCGTAGTGGTCACCCTGCCGTCCCGGCGGCGCGACCCGATGGATTTTGATCCCTTCGGCATGTTTGATCGTGGCGTGCAACAGCGCGTTGCCCTTGCCACGCCGGCGCAAACCCTTGACGTGTTGCCGCTGCCGGAGACGGGCCGGCCCGCCACCTTCACGGGTGCGGTGGGACGCTTCGAGCTGGCGGTGTCCGCCGGGCCGACCAATGTTGCGGTGGGCGATCCCATCACCGTTCGGATCCAGATTCACGGCCGGGGCTCGCTGGATTCATTCACCCTGCCGGCGCAGGCGGCGTGGAAGGAGTTCAAAATCTATCCACCCACGGCCAAGACGGACACCACCGGCGAGCTCGGGCTGGAGGGAACGAAAACCTTTGAACAGGTGGTTGTGCCGCAGAACACGGAGATCAAGGAAATCCCGCCGTTCGAGTTCTCGTATTTCGATCCGGAGAAACGCGCCTACGAGACGCTGCGCCAGGCCGCACGCCCCATCATTGTCCGCCCCTCCGGCTCGACGCCGGCGCCCAGCGCAGACATTGCTGTGACCGCCGCCCCCGGAAACCCGTCGCCGGCCGAGGACATCGTGCACATCAAGCCGCGACTGGGTGTGGTTCGGCGCCTCACCACTCCGTGGATTGAGCAACCGTGGTTCGTCGCGTTGCAGGCCGTGCCCCTGTTGGGATTCCTCGGCGTGGT
The DNA window shown above is from Verrucomicrobiia bacterium and carries:
- the fmt gene encoding methionyl-tRNA formyltransferase, whose amino-acid sequence is MAELRLVFMGTPELAAVCLDGLLRAPGLHVTGVVTQPDRPKGRDLKLTPPPVKELALRHGLPVLQPEKARDPGFIDQLAAWRPGLIAVAAFGQILPQRILDLPRFGCLNVHTSLLPKYRGAAPIQWAILNGDAETGVTIMQMEAGLDTGPILSSERTPIAASDNAQTLHDRLARLGAALLVNTIPEFVAGNLSPRPQPAEGVSYAAKIKKQDGAINWRLPAHVLGNRIRAFTPWPGAFTHLTTPGRPLLLKLWEAEPLTRTGEPGEILAADKHGIIVAAGEGALRIHTLQREGGRRVSAAEFLAGCPLTPGQRLE
- a CDS encoding BatD family protein, with translation MTGLHGKSTGFSPGRIHPWIRLVFGVMMLAVARLHAATFTATLDHDTILLGDTATLSLKFDGGDPTSPPSLPDLPGLEFPNASTPSVSRFDINGQHTLVLSLIVKPTQTGDFTIPALNVKVGGETLTSEPIRFKVVRPTAPAPGSAAEQQSLALLRLALPQQQLFTGQTFVLEMQLLLHGGIKGIGGADLPGLQRPLQLDGCTVGKAVESQQRQTVIGNTSFTVVPVQIPVTVLKAGKLQIGPLDGAVVVTLPSRRRDPMDFDPFGMFDRGVQQRVALATPAQTLDVLPLPETGRPATFTGAVGRFELAVSAGPTNVAVGDPITVRIQIHGRGSLDSFTLPAQAAWKEFKIYPPTAKTDTTGELGLEGTKTFEQVVVPQNTEIKEIPPFEFSYFDPEKRAYETLRQAARPIIVRPSGSTPAPSADIAVTAAPGNPSPAEDIVHIKPRLGVVRRLTTPWIEQPWFVALQAVPLLGFLGVVCWRKRTDALANNPRLRRQRHVAQVVNAGLIELQGQAAAQQAGQFFATVFRLLQEQIGERLDLPATAITEAVVDEKLRARGLPGPTAEALHGLFQLCNQARYAPTQPAQVLAAVIPKVEDALRALQEVKG
- a CDS encoding TatD family hydrolase; amino-acid sequence: MRFYDAHNHLQDERLQPHLPAILPTLVDAGIARMVVNGSGEADWPSVRALAERCPLVLPSFGCHPWYVHERSPHWQAELLRHLDVGPAAIGEIGLDKWILEPGRAGSLGLSTPASLPEQEEVFVWQLQLAARRNLPASIHCLHAWGALFEMLRREPRPVCGFVLHSYGGPREMVVPLARLGAYFSLPGYFAHARKHRQREAFLAVPPDRLLIETDAPDQLLPAERNQHPLTDAATGKSLNHPANLRAVYEFAAELYGEPLERLAQRVGENFHRVFGHVST